The Brevinematales bacterium sequence ATTTTTTTACTGTTTTAAAATTTGAACCGGATAAATGAAGCTCGATTCTATAATTTCCAAAAGGAATGTGGTTAAATAAATTTTTCTCAGAAATTGCTTCGATAATTGTAGCAAAAACGAACTCATTTTTACTATGTTTATATTGTGAATCATCAATTCTGTTATTCTTAAATTCTGAAATCATAAGAGGAATATATCCCAAGTTTAATAATCTAAATGAATTAGATGGGATTGAATCTATTGAGACGGAATTATAATGAGTCCATGCGAGATTAATTGGAATAAAAGTTTTTACTTTCATATGTAACTTTTGGTTTTCAATTGAAGCAATATACACTTCTGGATGCAATGCACTGGCTTTACCTTGATTCCAAATTCTAAGCCTAAAATAATATACAGTAAATACATCTTTATCACCATTTATGTATTCTTTAATTAATGGGATTTTCTGTTTATCTGGGGCTTTTTCAGTATATTCAATTTCTAATTTTGGTCTTTCTATTAAGCGCTTTATTGGTTCGAGAAAAATTGCAACTATAACTGCACCCACTGTTCCTACAGCAATAAAAACATTTATAATAATACTTATAAAACTTGGATCATCATGTATAGTAATAATGATTGGAGTTCGGGAATACCAAGTGGAAATAAATGATAGCATATTTATTCCTGATGCTGTGTCATATTATTCTTTTTCCTTCCATGACAACAGTATTGTCAATAAAATTGATGACCTTCTTATAATAATTGAAATCAGTTAAATTACGGGATAGTATATCGAATGTCCGACGGGGAAATTTCTCTTTCAGTCTTTTTTTTATCTCGATACGAAATTTTATTAAATCTTCCCGGTTCATCGACGCTTTCAGAACAAAAAAGAAATCGTAATCGCTATCCTTGTTTTCGGTTCCGTTCGCCCGGCTTCCGAACAGGTAAACGCTATGAACTTGATATCCGGCTTTTGACAAGATTTCACGAAGAGAGTTAATAACACGGTCTTTTTTTAAGGTATCCAATCTGTTTTCCATACATTATTGTATCATACTTTTTTATTCTGGGAAAGCTATCCGCTAAAATTCCACCGTCAGCCCGTCATACGCGAGCATCACGTCCGGCGGAAGTATCGCCTGAGTCTGTTCCTGCCCGAAATGGTGGGTGACATGTACGAGGTATGCATACCCCGGCGATACGTCCGATATGAATTTCAGCGCCTGTTCGAGATTGAAGTGCGTGGGGTGGGGTAACGGGCGGAGCGCGTTGACGACTAATGTCTTGACCGGACGCGACAGGATGACCTCCATACTCCGCTCGGGTATCGCGCTTGCGTCGGTGATATACACGAGGTCGCCGATACGGTAACCGAGTATCGATATCTCCCCGTGCATGACCGTAAACGGCATGATACTCACACTCCTGACCGTAAACTCCCGGTACGGCTCGACCTCGCGCAGTCCGATCTTCGGCTTTCCGCCGCCCTCCTGCGACACCCGGAACATGTACCCGCAACGCTCCCTGATCTCGGCAAGTGTATCCCGCGTCCCGTATACGTCGATAGGCCCGCCCATCGTGAAGTTCACCTGCCGGATATCGTCGAGCCCCCCGATATGGTCGTAATGCGGGTGGGTGACTAATACGCCGTCGATGCGGAGGATATTATGGCGGAGGGACTGCTCCCGGAAATCGGGGCCGATGTCGAACAGGATGCGTTCGCCCGTCACGGTCTCCAGATACGCCGATGTCCGCAGACGGTTATCGCGCGGGTCGGCGGAGGTGCATACCTCGCATTTGCAGCCGAGCACGGGGACTCCGTTGGATGTGCCGGTACCCAGGAATATCAGACGGTTTTTTACAGGCGAAGGAGAATTTATATCGGATATTTCAGACGCGTTTGAGGGATTCATCGATAATTATCCCCGGATGACCCCGATCGGTTTGAGACGTGCGACCCGGATTGATATGCCGGGCTTGCTGAGCGACTTGATCGTATTCTCGATATCGTTAAATGCTTCCGGCGCTTCCTCGATCATCGATTCTCTGCTTTTCGATTTGAGGTAGACCCCGTTATTCTTGAGTTGTTCTGTGATCGTGTCGGCGTTATAGAGCTGGCGGGCGTTCTCACGTGAAACGATTCTCCCGGTATTGTGGATGGACGACCCGAAGGTCTTGCCGAGCGATTCTTCCGTGCCTGCCATAATATACGACGCGGTGCCCAACGGCCCCGCGACCAGAATAGGATGCCCGATTACGCGGTACGGCTTGACCGCGTCGGACGGACGGCTGGGGAATACCCTCGCGCATCCGCTGCGGTGCACGAGCACGCTCCGTTTGGATGTACCGATCTTATGAACTTCTTCTTTTATAGTGTTGTGCGAGAAATCGTACATGATGTTTGTATCGACGTCGCGGATAACGTCATTGAAGACGCGGTCGATCTGCGTACCGATGACCTGCCGGTTGGCGAACGCGAAATTCGACACCGCGTGCATCGCCGCGAGATATTCCTTCCCCTCGGGGGAGTTCGACGGCAGACTGGCGAGCTCAGGCGACTGTGACGACATCCCGTACTTACCCTGCGCATTCTGGAACATCTGGAAATATTTCTTTGCAACCTCCATCCCGAGATTCCGCGAACCGGTCTGGAATGTGACTACGACCTGGTTCTTGAAGAGGCCGTATACCCTCGCGCGTTCTATGTCGAAGACCTCGTCGACAATCTGAAGTTCGAGATAATGGTTCTCCGCGCCTAGTGTGCCGAGGTGGTTTTTTTCGTTCTTCAGCATCTCGTCGCTGATCAGGTTCGGGTCGGCGTAGGGGGAAGCCCCTCCGTCCTCGATATATTCATGGTCGTCTGCCTTACCCATCCCCATATGCTCGACCACCCAGTTTGCCCCGCTTGTGAGAAGGTCGCGGAAGTCTTTGATAGTCAGGGTGGCCTTTCCGCGGGTCGAGTCGCCCACGGGAATAGCCTTGAAGAACGCACGAATCAGGGTCTCGGTCTTTTTTTCTATATCCTGGTAGATCAGATTGGTTGTGACAATACGCGTTCCGCAGTTGATATCGTAACCGGCCGCGCCCGGGCAAATAACCCCGTCGGACTTATCGAATAACGCCATTGCGCCGAAGGGGAATCCTATGCCGGGTGAAACATTGGGAAAAGCGATCAGACGGTCGAGAATCCCGGGTAGAGACGCGGCATTTACAATTTGATTGTATACCGCTTCGTCTATTTTCGTGATCAGATCCTCACCGGCAAATAAAGAAGCATCCACGATCATCCCTTTCTTCTTATGGATACTCCATTCATGATCGCTTACCCGGTGTAGTTTTGAAACATCCATCCATTCCTCCGCCGGATCGGAAAATTAAACTCATTACATATATTTTAACGTATATTCTGAAAAAGTAAATAGCTATTTTCATATTTTACAAAATAATAGTCTCTAGGCTTGAAAGTTTTGAAAAAGTAATATAATCTATGTTAATAAGAGAATATTCGGAGTAAACTATGTTTTCGGTGGGCTTTGTTCAGGAAACGCTCGAGGCAAAACCAATCAGAATTGGCGGGTGTGAAAAAAATGAGTTTTCAGGGTTTTCAATCAACTCACGTACTATCGAACCCGACCAATGTTTTGTCGGTATCAAGGGCGAGAACTTCGACGGGCATGATTTTATCGGCGACGCTGTAACGAAGGGCGCGGAGATTTTTATCGTCAATCATGCCAAAATCGACGAAGTGTCCAAGGCGGTCAGTAAAGGCGTGATTATTCCCGTGAACGATACGATCGAGACGCTGGCAAAACTCGCCCGGGCGCATCGCAGGAGGATTTTCGCGAATACGGTCGCTATTACCGGGAGTTCGGGAAAAACGACCACCCGCGAACTCGCGGTCGCTGTCCTCTCCAAACGCTTTCATGTTCACACCGCGAAAAAGAACCTCAATAATAATATCGGGCTTCCCCTTTCCGTGCTCGAGGCGAGGCCGGATACGCACCTTCTGGTGCTCGAGATGGGGATGAACCACAAGGGCGAGATTTCCTATTTGTCAAAAATCGCCGAGCCCCTCCTCGGGGTGATTACCAATATAGGGTATGCCCATATCGGGAATATGGGGAGTCTCGACGCTATCGCCGATGCGAAGAGCGAGATATTCGACGGGATTGTCGACAGGGGGTATGTGCTCCTGAACGCCGACGATCCTTACTACGGGTATCTCAAGGCGCGCGCGGACGTGCCGGTACTCGATTTTACCTCGATGGATATTAAGATTATCGAA is a genomic window containing:
- a CDS encoding RtcB family protein, with the translated sequence MDVSKLHRVSDHEWSIHKKKGMIVDASLFAGEDLITKIDEAVYNQIVNAASLPGILDRLIAFPNVSPGIGFPFGAMALFDKSDGVICPGAAGYDINCGTRIVTTNLIYQDIEKKTETLIRAFFKAIPVGDSTRGKATLTIKDFRDLLTSGANWVVEHMGMGKADDHEYIEDGGASPYADPNLISDEMLKNEKNHLGTLGAENHYLELQIVDEVFDIERARVYGLFKNQVVVTFQTGSRNLGMEVAKKYFQMFQNAQGKYGMSSQSPELASLPSNSPEGKEYLAAMHAVSNFAFANRQVIGTQIDRVFNDVIRDVDTNIMYDFSHNTIKEEVHKIGTSKRSVLVHRSGCARVFPSRPSDAVKPYRVIGHPILVAGPLGTASYIMAGTEESLGKTFGSSIHNTGRIVSRENARQLYNADTITEQLKNNGVYLKSKSRESMIEEAPEAFNDIENTIKSLSKPGISIRVARLKPIGVIRG
- a CDS encoding nucleotidyltransferase domain-containing protein, which codes for MDTLKKDRVINSLREILSKAGYQVHSVYLFGSRANGTENKDSDYDFFFVLKASMNREDLIKFRIEIKKRLKEKFPRRTFDILSRNLTDFNYYKKVINFIDNTVVMEGKRII
- the murF gene encoding UDP-N-acetylmuramoyl-tripeptide--D-alanyl-D-alanine ligase, which encodes MFSVGFVQETLEAKPIRIGGCEKNEFSGFSINSRTIEPDQCFVGIKGENFDGHDFIGDAVTKGAEIFIVNHAKIDEVSKAVSKGVIIPVNDTIETLAKLARAHRRRIFANTVAITGSSGKTTTRELAVAVLSKRFHVHTAKKNLNNNIGLPLSVLEARPDTHLLVLEMGMNHKGEISYLSKIAEPLLGVITNIGYAHIGNMGSLDAIADAKSEIFDGIVDRGYVLLNADDPYYGYLKARADVPVLDFTSMDIKIIEDKGIDGFVLEYGGETFEFNLPGQHNLSNLAAAFKIGEFFSIPVNMRVDAVRGFRAVTGRSQIVNSPRGIIINDCYNANPSSMIAGLRLLGASSRGGRRIAVLSDMLELGRKSGYYHKMVGDFIVKNKSADLIFGYGEHTRELIQTVEKAGISAKWFENKDKLTDAARSEMKSGDVTLVKASHGMGLDSVVLALMGE
- a CDS encoding MBL fold metallo-hydrolase, yielding MNPSNASEISDINSPSPVKNRLIFLGTGTSNGVPVLGCKCEVCTSADPRDNRLRTSAYLETVTGERILFDIGPDFREQSLRHNILRIDGVLVTHPHYDHIGGLDDIRQVNFTMGGPIDVYGTRDTLAEIRERCGYMFRVSQEGGGKPKIGLREVEPYREFTVRSVSIMPFTVMHGEISILGYRIGDLVYITDASAIPERSMEVILSRPVKTLVVNALRPLPHPTHFNLEQALKFISDVSPGYAYLVHVTHHFGQEQTQAILPPDVMLAYDGLTVEF